A region from the Panicum hallii strain FIL2 chromosome 1, PHallii_v3.1, whole genome shotgun sequence genome encodes:
- the LOC112894859 gene encoding 7-deoxyloganetin glucosyltransferase-like — translation MARPHAVVVPYPGAGNINPALQLAKLLHGHGVYITFVNTEHNHRLVQETEGAGAVRGRDGFRFEAIPDGLSDADRSKQDYGQSLLVSTTTRCAAPLRDLIARLNGTPGVPPVTCVLPTGLMTFALSVARELGIPTMVFWCAGAASLMAYMRTRELRERGYVPLKDESFLTNGYLDKTIIDWIPGVPPISLGDISSFVRTTDPDDFGLRFSESEPSNCTKAGALILNTFEELDADVLAALRSEYARVYTVGPLGSLLQHSAAAADDSNDLTGSTGLSLWKQDAECLAWLDTQEPRSVVYVNFGSHTLMTPEQLAEFAWGLAASGRAFLWSIRDGVVRGSGLPPAFVAETAGRCRVTAWCPQEQVVHHPAVGCFLTHNGWNSTCESLAAGVPMVCWPGFADQYTNCKYACEVWGVGVRLDAEVRREQVAAHVMEAMGSEEIKACAARWKAEASAAICPGGSSYENLLSLVRALGGSPNPKA, via the exons ATGGCGAGGCCGCACGCCGTGGTGGTGCCGTACCCGGGCGCCGGCAACATCAACCCGGCGCTGCAGCTCGCCAAGCTGCTCCACGGCCACGGCGTGTACATCACCTTCGTCAACACCGAGCACAACCACCGCCTGGTGCAGGAGACCGAGGGCGCGGGCGCCGTGCGCGGCCGCGACGGGTTCCGGTTCGAGGCCATCCCGGACGGCCTCTCCGACGCCGACCGCAGCAAGCAGGACTACGGGCAGAGCCTGCTGGTGTCCACGACCACGCGCTGCGCGGCGCCGCTGCGGGACCTCATCGCGCGGCTCAACGGCACGCCCGGGGTGCCGCCGGTGACGTGCGTGCTGCCCACGGGGCTGATGACCTTCGCGCTGTCCGTGGCGCGGGAGCTGGGCATCCCGACCATGGTGTTCTGGTGCGCCGGTGCGGCCTCGCTGATGGCGTACATGAGGACGCGGGAGCTCAGGGAGAGAGGCTATGTGCCACTCAAAG ATGAGAGCTTCCTGACGAACGGCTACCTGGACAAGACGATCATCGACTGGATCCCCGGCGTGCCGCCGATCAGTCTCGGCGACATCTCGAGCTTCGTCCGCACCACCGACCCCGATGACTTTGGCCTCAGATTCAGCGAGTCCGAGCCCAGCAACTGCACCAAGGCCGGCGCCCTCATCCTCAACACCTTCGAGGAGCTCGACGCCGACGTCCTCGCAGCGCTCCGCTCTGAGTACGCCCGTGTCTACACCGTCGGACCCCTGGGCTCCCTCCTCCagcacagcgccgccgccgctgacgACAGCAACGACTTGACCGGCTCAACCGGTCTAAGCCTGTGGAAGCAGGACGCCGAGTGCCTGGCGTGGCTGGACACGCAGGAGCCGCGCTCCGTCGTGTACGTCAACTTCGGCAGCCACACGCTGATGACGCCGGAGCAGCTGGCCGAGTTCGCGTGGGGCCTCGCCGCGAGCGGCCGCGCGTTCCTCTGGTCCATCAGGGACGGCGTCGTCCGCGGCAGCGGCCTGCCCCCGGCGTTCGTGGCCGAGACGGCGGGGCGCTGCCGCGTGACGGCGTGGTGCCCGCAGGAGCAGGTGGTGCACCACCCGGCCGTGGGCTGCTTCCTGACTCACAACGGGTGGAACTCGACGTGCGAGAGCCTGGCTGCCGGCGTGCCGATGGTGTGCTGGCCGGGGTTCGCGGACCAGTACACCAACTGCAAGTACGCCTGCGAGGTGTGGGGCGTCGGCGTCCGGCTGGACGCTGAGGTCAGGAGGGAGCAGGTCGCCGCGCACGTCATGGAGGCCATGGGGAGCGAGGAGATAAAGGCCTGCGCGGCGAGGTGGAAGGCGGAGGCGTCGGCGGCCATCTGCCCCGGCGGGTCGTCGTATGAGAACCTGCTGAGCTTGGTCAGAGCATTGGGCGGCTCACCCAATCCCAAAGCCTGA